The Apium graveolens cultivar Ventura chromosome 6, ASM990537v1, whole genome shotgun sequence genome contains a region encoding:
- the LOC141668116 gene encoding YTH domain-containing protein ECT3-like isoform X1 — MIVSSLSALINYRVKRQMERTRMISTKSGDSRCSRTTAADKKRVVTSDESRILNGMMHTISGDGAPIDERRASMNDGSGYNEKLNQSGASSDSSLTSGYRSACLLISRGPRNQRNKSVSDRPAVDDWRQILSPRDQYNKEDFRTNYDNAKFYVIKSIGEDDIHKSIKYSVWSCTNHGNGKLNDVFCKTQQDTSEVDPVCPIFLFFAVNRGGQFVGVAEMIGRVDFVKTLDFWQSKNWNGFFPVRWHIIKDVPNTQLSHIIVERINRPVTHTRDLQEIGLQQGLEMLRIFKNYTAMTSMLDDINFYDKRERSIRLGRDEEQ; from the exons ATGATCGTTTCTAGTTTATCTGCACTCATCAATTACAG AGTTAAAAGGCAGATGGAGAGAACAAGGATGATATCTACCAAGTCCGGTGACAGTCGCTGCAGCCGCACGACGGCGGCCGACAAAAAAAGGGTGGTGACGAGTGACGAATCTCGTATTC TTAACGGGATGATGCATACCATATCTGGGGACGGTGCACCGATTGACGAAAGAAGGGCTTCAATGAATGACGGATCTG GATATAATGAAAAATTAAATCAATCGGGTGCCAGCAGCGATTCAAGC TTAACTTCTGGTTATAGGTCAGCCTGTCTGTTAATTTCTCGTGGTCCTCGAAACCAAAGGAACAAATCTGTTTCAGATAGACCGGCTGTGGATGATTGGAGGCAGATCTTATCACCAAGAGATCAATACAACAAAGAAGATTTCCGGACAAACTATGATAATGCCAAGTTTTATGTCATCAAGTCAATTGGTGAAGATGACATACATAAAAGCATTAAATACAGTGTCTGGTCATGTACCAATCATGGTAATGGGAAACTGAATGACGTTTTTTGTAAAACACAACAGGATACAAGTGAAGTTGATCCTGTTTGTCCAATTTTCCTGTTTTTTGCG GTCAATAGGGGTGGGCAGTTTGTAGGCGTGGCTGAAATGATCGGAAGGGTGGACTTTGTCAAGACACTGGACTTTTGGCAGAGCAAAAACTGGAATGGGTTCTTTCCAGTGAGGTGGCACATAATTAAGGATGTTCCCAACACACAACTGAGTCACATTATCGTTGAGAGAATTAATAGACCTGTAACACATACCAGGGATCTGCAGGAG ATTGGACTCCAACAAGGTTTAGAAATGCTGAGAATTTTCAAGAACTATACAGCAATGACATCAATGCTGGATGATATCAACTTCTATGATAAGAGGGAGCGGAGCATTCGCTTAGGGCGAGATGAGGAACAGTAA
- the LOC141668116 gene encoding YTH domain-containing protein ECT3-like isoform X2, producing the protein MERTRMISTKSGDSRCSRTTAADKKRVVTSDESRILNGMMHTISGDGAPIDERRASMNDGSGYNEKLNQSGASSDSSLTSGYRSACLLISRGPRNQRNKSVSDRPAVDDWRQILSPRDQYNKEDFRTNYDNAKFYVIKSIGEDDIHKSIKYSVWSCTNHGNGKLNDVFCKTQQDTSEVDPVCPIFLFFAVNRGGQFVGVAEMIGRVDFVKTLDFWQSKNWNGFFPVRWHIIKDVPNTQLSHIIVERINRPVTHTRDLQEIGLQQGLEMLRIFKNYTAMTSMLDDINFYDKRERSIRLGRDEEQ; encoded by the exons ATGGAGAGAACAAGGATGATATCTACCAAGTCCGGTGACAGTCGCTGCAGCCGCACGACGGCGGCCGACAAAAAAAGGGTGGTGACGAGTGACGAATCTCGTATTC TTAACGGGATGATGCATACCATATCTGGGGACGGTGCACCGATTGACGAAAGAAGGGCTTCAATGAATGACGGATCTG GATATAATGAAAAATTAAATCAATCGGGTGCCAGCAGCGATTCAAGC TTAACTTCTGGTTATAGGTCAGCCTGTCTGTTAATTTCTCGTGGTCCTCGAAACCAAAGGAACAAATCTGTTTCAGATAGACCGGCTGTGGATGATTGGAGGCAGATCTTATCACCAAGAGATCAATACAACAAAGAAGATTTCCGGACAAACTATGATAATGCCAAGTTTTATGTCATCAAGTCAATTGGTGAAGATGACATACATAAAAGCATTAAATACAGTGTCTGGTCATGTACCAATCATGGTAATGGGAAACTGAATGACGTTTTTTGTAAAACACAACAGGATACAAGTGAAGTTGATCCTGTTTGTCCAATTTTCCTGTTTTTTGCG GTCAATAGGGGTGGGCAGTTTGTAGGCGTGGCTGAAATGATCGGAAGGGTGGACTTTGTCAAGACACTGGACTTTTGGCAGAGCAAAAACTGGAATGGGTTCTTTCCAGTGAGGTGGCACATAATTAAGGATGTTCCCAACACACAACTGAGTCACATTATCGTTGAGAGAATTAATAGACCTGTAACACATACCAGGGATCTGCAGGAG ATTGGACTCCAACAAGGTTTAGAAATGCTGAGAATTTTCAAGAACTATACAGCAATGACATCAATGCTGGATGATATCAACTTCTATGATAAGAGGGAGCGGAGCATTCGCTTAGGGCGAGATGAGGAACAGTAA